One part of the Terriglobia bacterium genome encodes these proteins:
- a CDS encoding amidohydrolase family protein codes for MARKYLLVAALSLGLFNLCRANAQTTTAPTSTTQLPKTVQARTVVLRGGVIAPTDFLADSSVTIAGSKIVQLGGTVPTGAYVVETDSFIFPGLIDLHNHITWNFLPRWKPNELFANRYEWQQRQAYKIALDAPHREIVKEPGLACDAERYGEVKVMVGGATSTVGSLGSPCIMGLARNLDNYSGFGPPGVLNHEKLRYEVFPFELGLADAKQIRADLDSGTILKAFLIHVGEGKPTDAASAREFAMLVKHDDGFLRRGVSIIHGVALGKSEFDKMAKSEMGLIWSPRSNIELYGATTDVRSAKAAGVRIALAPDWSPSGSDGVIEELKYAATWNAAQPSPADPTKFGLFTDTELFQMVTVIPAQLAAVDQEIGSLAPGHYADLLLIRKSGSDPYQALIHASPADVRLVIINGVPLYGDVDLMEKLSPRRAIEIISVCGRQKALYMDPQSGVPETLKSFKQISQELETALNLWGGSLSPLAICDGTNLH; via the coding sequence GTGGCACGAAAATATTTGTTGGTCGCGGCATTGTCCCTGGGCTTGTTCAATCTGTGCCGGGCTAACGCCCAGACCACAACCGCACCCACCAGCACAACACAACTGCCCAAAACAGTACAAGCGCGCACGGTAGTTCTGCGCGGCGGCGTCATAGCGCCCACTGACTTTTTAGCTGACAGCTCGGTAACCATTGCCGGCAGCAAGATTGTGCAGCTGGGCGGGACTGTACCCACCGGAGCCTATGTGGTCGAGACGGATAGCTTTATCTTTCCCGGCTTGATTGACCTGCATAACCACATCACCTGGAATTTTCTCCCGCGTTGGAAGCCCAACGAGTTGTTCGCCAATCGCTACGAATGGCAGCAGCGCCAGGCGTACAAGATTGCGCTCGATGCGCCACACCGCGAAATCGTAAAGGAACCGGGGCTGGCTTGCGATGCAGAGCGTTACGGTGAGGTGAAAGTCATGGTCGGCGGCGCCACCTCCACGGTTGGAAGCCTCGGGTCGCCGTGCATCATGGGGCTGGCGCGCAATCTCGACAATTATTCAGGTTTTGGCCCGCCGGGAGTCCTCAATCACGAAAAACTCAGATATGAAGTCTTTCCATTCGAACTGGGGCTGGCGGATGCAAAGCAGATCCGTGCCGATCTCGATTCAGGTACAATTCTGAAGGCTTTTCTCATCCACGTGGGCGAAGGCAAACCGACGGACGCTGCCTCGGCCCGTGAGTTCGCGATGCTGGTGAAGCACGATGATGGGTTCCTGCGTCGGGGAGTTTCCATCATTCACGGCGTCGCTTTGGGTAAAAGTGAGTTCGACAAAATGGCGAAGAGCGAAATGGGGCTGATCTGGTCCCCCCGCAGCAACATTGAATTGTACGGGGCGACCACCGACGTGCGATCAGCCAAGGCTGCCGGCGTGAGGATTGCTCTAGCGCCAGATTGGAGCCCCTCCGGAAGTGATGGCGTCATTGAAGAATTAAAATATGCTGCAACCTGGAACGCTGCGCAACCCTCACCAGCCGACCCTACGAAATTCGGCCTCTTTACAGACACGGAATTATTCCAGATGGTAACGGTAATTCCAGCGCAGCTTGCGGCGGTCGATCAGGAGATAGGCTCCCTCGCGCCCGGTCACTATGCTGATTTGCTACTCATTCGCAAGAGTGGCTCTGACCCCTACCAGGCCTTGATCCACGCCAGTCCTGCCGACGTCCGGCTCGTGATCATCAATGGAGTCCCTCTCTACGGAGATGTCGACCTGATGGAAAAGCTCAGTCCCCGACGCGCAATTGAGATCATCAGCGTTTGTGGAAGGCAAAAGGCTCTTTATATGGACCCGCAGAGCGGTGTTCCGGAAACGCTCAAATCATTCAAGCAGATCTCTCAGGAGCTTGAAACAGCGCTCAACCTTTGGGGTGGCTCCCTGTCGCCGTTGGCAATCTGCGATGGGACAAATCTGCACTAA
- a CDS encoding prolipoprotein diacylglyceryl transferase, producing MIPYFTIPLFRTLVSVGILAGMWATRKRGKQLGLGDSLFPAMLWAVGIGLPCSHVFDVLTYHTSAFLADPLMMFNLRGAWSISSYGGFLGALVTVTLWTKYHDLPLLPYLDALAVGITVGFLFGRLGCFFVHDHIGRHTNFFLSVAFPDGRRHDLGLDEFILCFILTAWFLVLMRKRRPAGAYVALVSLIYGPVRFSLDFLRAEDIPVPDSRYFGLTPAQYCSIAVIFTGLWLLWNLVRKPAESRNVDLSAYTTAGAGR from the coding sequence ATGATACCTTATTTCACAATTCCGTTGTTTCGCACTCTCGTGAGCGTGGGCATTCTTGCAGGCATGTGGGCCACCCGCAAACGAGGCAAGCAACTGGGGCTCGGAGACTCACTCTTTCCCGCCATGCTTTGGGCTGTGGGGATCGGCCTGCCTTGTTCCCACGTGTTTGACGTGCTCACGTACCATACGTCTGCATTCCTGGCTGACCCTCTGATGATGTTCAATCTGCGAGGAGCGTGGTCCATCTCTTCCTATGGAGGATTCCTGGGCGCGCTGGTGACGGTGACTTTGTGGACTAAATACCACGACCTGCCGCTTCTTCCATATCTGGACGCGCTTGCCGTCGGCATTACAGTGGGCTTTCTGTTTGGACGCCTGGGATGTTTTTTCGTGCACGATCATATCGGCCGCCACACGAACTTCTTCCTCTCAGTTGCCTTTCCAGATGGCCGTCGGCATGACCTGGGGCTAGATGAGTTCATTCTCTGCTTTATCTTGACCGCGTGGTTCCTTGTTCTCATGCGGAAACGGAGGCCTGCGGGCGCCTACGTGGCGCTCGTATCGCTGATCTATGGCCCTGTCAGGTTCTCTCTTGATTTCCTCAGGGCTGAAGACATTCCCGTTCCCGACTCAAGATACTTTGGCCTCACGCCTGCGCAGTATTGCTCAATAGCTGTCATTTTCACTGGTTTGTGGCTGTTGTGGAATTTGGTTCGTAAGCCGGCGGAAAGCCGCAACGTGGATTTGTCCGCCTATACGACAGCGGGGGCAGGACGCTAG
- a CDS encoding DEAD/DEAH box helicase family protein, with product MNLSLPAVFSVDDITPARNTIQQICECARTIEGGLATFSRDKLHGHIFNPAAGEEVILLVPVKSKHVPDHYRYVVGTDAAPTATEMDASKGRWLRHPLKGAANNPAGNEQAILRVLESWDEAFSYVQEDQARNKIGLRSPQIGALHAIHAHWAVTDSTATIVMPTGTGKTETMLSILISIRCPRLLVVVPTDALRSQIAEKFLTLGILKAAGSRVVKTSALHPIVCRLEHVPVSIAELDDLYSRAQVIITTSSIAGQCAAGIQARFAHHCPYLFIDEAHHSEAPTWKNFKKHFGGRRIVQFTATPFREDDRPLDGTIVFKYPLKLAQKEGYFRAIHFEPIIEFDPKRSDEKIAAKAVECLRRDFARGHILMARAESVPRARQVFELYRQYEEFNPVQLHTGITSQRQREVIRQQIISGVSRIIVCVDMLGEGFDLPQLKIAAFHDIRKSLAVTLQLAGRFTRARADLGEATFIANVGYVNVQEELRKLYTRDPDWNMLLPELSEKMIGEQRALQDFVDGFTDLPEEIPLKAVEPATSVVIYKTRCENWQPERFRDGIPDPDGCERIYHSINHEEQTLVVVTARRAPLIWTKAENLYNWIWDLYVVIWSSQQNVLYINGSSNAGEFNALAQAVTNNQSAIIKGQEVFRSFAGINRLRLHNVGLTDQIGRNVRYTGSMGSNVEPRLTRAQLGSSLKTVLDGSGFQNGATATVGASRKGRIWSHRRERLDKFSAWCKEIGDKVLNRNIDPDVVLE from the coding sequence GTGAACCTTTCTTTGCCGGCGGTTTTCTCAGTCGATGACATCACGCCTGCCCGCAATACCATCCAGCAAATATGTGAGTGTGCCCGGACTATCGAGGGAGGGCTCGCAACCTTCAGCCGCGATAAGCTTCATGGCCACATCTTCAATCCTGCTGCGGGCGAAGAAGTAATCCTTCTTGTCCCCGTCAAATCAAAGCACGTTCCCGACCATTACAGGTATGTCGTCGGGACCGATGCGGCACCTACCGCAACTGAGATGGACGCCTCGAAGGGCAGGTGGCTGCGTCATCCTCTAAAAGGGGCCGCGAATAACCCGGCTGGCAATGAGCAAGCGATATTGCGGGTGCTGGAATCGTGGGACGAAGCCTTCTCGTACGTTCAGGAAGATCAGGCGAGGAACAAGATCGGTCTGAGGTCACCGCAAATTGGCGCATTGCATGCGATTCATGCGCACTGGGCGGTGACCGACTCGACTGCGACTATTGTCATGCCGACCGGGACAGGAAAGACCGAGACCATGCTTTCGATCTTGATATCCATACGGTGTCCCCGGCTTTTGGTCGTGGTGCCCACAGACGCGCTGCGGTCACAGATAGCGGAGAAGTTTCTGACGCTTGGAATCCTGAAAGCTGCGGGCTCCAGAGTTGTTAAGACTTCGGCTCTCCACCCGATTGTTTGCAGGCTGGAGCATGTACCCGTCAGTATCGCCGAGTTGGACGACCTCTATAGCAGGGCGCAGGTGATCATTACCACGAGTAGCATCGCCGGGCAATGCGCTGCGGGAATTCAGGCCCGGTTCGCGCATCATTGCCCGTACCTTTTCATCGATGAGGCTCATCACTCGGAAGCTCCCACATGGAAGAACTTCAAGAAACATTTTGGGGGGAGGCGGATTGTTCAGTTCACCGCCACGCCGTTCCGCGAGGATGACCGCCCATTGGATGGCACTATCGTTTTCAAATACCCGCTGAAACTGGCCCAAAAGGAAGGTTATTTCAGGGCCATCCACTTCGAACCCATCATTGAATTTGACCCGAAGCGATCTGACGAAAAGATAGCTGCAAAAGCGGTGGAGTGCCTTCGCAGAGACTTCGCTAGGGGGCACATTTTGATGGCGCGCGCTGAAAGTGTTCCCCGCGCCAGGCAGGTGTTTGAGCTCTACCGGCAGTACGAAGAGTTCAACCCGGTCCAGCTTCACACGGGTATAACGTCACAGAGGCAGCGTGAGGTTATACGGCAACAAATCATTTCCGGAGTGTCGCGGATCATCGTCTGCGTTGACATGCTCGGCGAGGGATTCGACCTTCCCCAGTTGAAGATTGCCGCTTTCCACGACATCCGCAAGTCACTTGCTGTGACCCTGCAGCTTGCGGGCCGATTCACACGAGCACGGGCCGACCTGGGCGAAGCGACGTTCATCGCCAATGTCGGCTACGTTAACGTGCAGGAAGAATTGCGCAAGTTGTACACGCGTGACCCGGACTGGAACATGCTTCTTCCCGAACTGAGCGAAAAGATGATCGGCGAGCAACGCGCTTTGCAGGATTTCGTGGATGGGTTCACCGATCTGCCCGAGGAGATACCGCTAAAAGCCGTGGAGCCCGCCACCAGCGTAGTGATTTACAAAACACGCTGCGAGAACTGGCAGCCGGAGCGATTTCGAGACGGTATTCCGGATCCTGACGGATGCGAACGAATCTACCACTCTATCAATCATGAGGAGCAAACGCTGGTGGTCGTGACGGCGCGCCGGGCGCCGCTCATATGGACCAAAGCGGAAAACCTCTACAATTGGATCTGGGATTTGTATGTTGTCATATGGTCATCCCAGCAGAATGTCCTGTATATCAACGGCTCAAGCAACGCGGGAGAATTTAACGCCCTTGCCCAGGCCGTCACCAACAATCAGTCGGCAATCATCAAAGGACAGGAGGTTTTCAGGTCGTTCGCCGGAATCAACCGCCTCCGGCTGCACAATGTGGGCCTGACCGATCAGATCGGCCGAAATGTACGATACACAGGAAGCATGGGCTCGAACGTCGAACCGCGACTGACGCGGGCGCAACTCGGCTCATCACTCAAGACAGTACTCGATGGTAGCGGATTCCAGAACGGCGCGACCGCGACAGTCGGCGCCTCTCGCAAGGGCAGAATATGGTCTCATCGACGTGAACGCCTCGACAAGTTTAGTGCATGGTGCAAGGAAATCGGCGATAAGGTGTTGAACCGGAATATCGATCCTGACGTCGTGCTGGAATGA
- a CDS encoding acyl-CoA dehydratase activase-related protein yields the protein MHSQALHKWFERKRSTALPGKDRAALRVGIPRVLNAWSTHQFWIGFLLALGISEENVIFSSQTSEEQFREYGKGRGSVDCCYPVKCMSGHYGELLFGLKNKINVLLSPMIYSLPSFLHGNVVDTLSCTRVMASPENIKAGFVKERDLFQENNIVYASPFVSMGDSEDTVAGQMFRHLRDTFDLDWAETRQAVKAGFAALWAFDQKMRQRTRSILQDCAHEERGSILLLGRPYHVDTGIGHEIEGELQAYGYPILSWQHLPLDGDLLDWLFGEEVRAGKIRNPLDVSDVWPSSYSSNTNEIIWAAKFAARCPWIGCAIHLSSYECGMDQPIYTPVQKIIEASRTLFFKFGDLDANKPSGSIRIRVETIVHYLMKYSQEILRFKLGALPQPTPTGFEGPKHPELVKAHEINFTNANMGGR from the coding sequence ATGCATTCCCAAGCATTGCACAAATGGTTCGAGAGGAAGCGTTCCACCGCACTACCAGGTAAGGACCGCGCGGCTTTGCGCGTCGGAATACCGCGTGTGCTGAACGCCTGGTCGACACACCAGTTCTGGATTGGCTTTCTCCTGGCTTTGGGCATTTCCGAAGAGAACGTGATTTTCAGCTCCCAAACCAGCGAAGAGCAATTCCGCGAATACGGCAAAGGCCGCGGCAGCGTCGATTGCTGCTATCCCGTGAAGTGCATGAGCGGGCACTACGGAGAGCTTTTATTCGGTCTCAAGAACAAGATCAACGTGCTTCTGAGCCCGATGATTTACTCGCTACCCTCCTTCCTTCACGGCAACGTGGTGGATACTCTGAGTTGTACGAGGGTGATGGCCAGCCCGGAAAACATCAAGGCCGGATTCGTAAAAGAAAGAGACCTGTTCCAGGAAAACAACATTGTCTATGCTTCTCCTTTCGTGTCGATGGGCGATTCAGAAGACACCGTGGCCGGCCAGATGTTCCGCCACCTGAGAGATACGTTCGACCTGGACTGGGCGGAGACAAGGCAGGCGGTGAAGGCCGGCTTCGCTGCGTTGTGGGCCTTCGACCAGAAAATGCGGCAAAGAACAAGGTCCATTTTGCAGGACTGCGCTCACGAGGAAAGAGGAAGCATATTGCTGCTGGGGCGTCCTTATCATGTCGACACGGGAATCGGCCATGAGATTGAAGGCGAATTGCAGGCCTATGGTTATCCCATCCTGAGCTGGCAACACCTGCCACTGGATGGCGACCTGCTGGACTGGCTTTTCGGTGAGGAGGTTCGCGCAGGAAAGATACGCAATCCCCTGGATGTCTCCGACGTGTGGCCGTCATCGTACAGCAGCAATACAAATGAGATTATCTGGGCGGCCAAATTTGCCGCCCGGTGCCCTTGGATCGGCTGCGCCATACACCTCTCAAGCTATGAATGTGGAATGGACCAGCCAATATACACGCCGGTGCAGAAGATCATCGAGGCATCTCGCACCCTGTTCTTCAAGTTCGGCGACCTCGATGCAAACAAACCGTCAGGCAGCATCCGGATAAGGGTTGAGACCATCGTGCACTATTTAATGAAATACTCTCAAGAGATTCTTCGCTTCAAACTCGGCGCGCTGCCTCAGCCAACTCCAACTGGGTTTGAGGGTCCCAAGCATCCTGAGTTGGTAAAGGCTCATGAAATAAACTTCACCAATGCAAATATGGGTGGTCGATGA
- a CDS encoding S1 family peptidase, whose translation MHISDVDAVSRALDMKESARKRLMAIEGVHGTGVGCRYVQGRRTDELAITVYVFAKKPASALSSQQTVPDEIEGIKTDVIEIAVGSCCDDTARYRPLIGGSKINWTTITHPQPNSTVTQPHDGTLGCFAKSRRANKNVVLTAAHVVGGCGDPVVAVQASRRVGQPNDDDDRSCCSKCWATVFGTVVDANQSHDVAIIQIDKCVDVKAEVKDIGPITGALTTGEINGLLGQTLQMRGFRTAEVRQGVVVNVGRDGISSCRETSNGPAITVNYFHRIIVEASGAANTPIADHGDSGSPVLAAGGKIAGILTGFEGSSRQFAVVCRIDDAFNDFQANWDLEIVTSSATVAPAPAPAPAPHAFSAVDQPHVPIETLEPTEQDIQLLIGARDQVLATSMGQRLSQVISRHVVEVRALIDSRKRVAAVWQRVAGADLLKAVLSGLRCPEKPFAEFVSGMSLPERIAAMSRVLTRYGSQGLVADLKVISALAAEVTSKSYGEVVECLKDAALLEVFEADA comes from the coding sequence ATGCATATATCTGATGTCGACGCGGTTTCCCGCGCGTTGGACATGAAAGAGAGCGCACGAAAACGTCTCATGGCAATAGAAGGTGTTCACGGCACAGGCGTGGGTTGCCGGTATGTCCAGGGCCGGCGAACCGATGAACTCGCTATCACTGTATATGTGTTTGCGAAAAAGCCGGCTTCAGCGCTCAGCAGCCAACAAACCGTACCGGATGAGATTGAAGGAATCAAAACCGACGTGATTGAAATCGCGGTTGGGTCGTGCTGCGATGACACTGCGCGCTACCGGCCTCTCATTGGGGGGAGCAAGATCAATTGGACCACGATCACGCATCCTCAGCCGAACTCGACGGTCACCCAACCCCATGATGGAACACTCGGCTGTTTCGCCAAATCCAGAAGAGCCAACAAGAATGTTGTGCTCACAGCGGCACACGTCGTGGGCGGTTGTGGCGATCCTGTGGTGGCGGTGCAGGCAAGCAGAAGGGTTGGACAACCAAACGATGATGATGACCGCTCATGCTGTTCCAAATGTTGGGCCACAGTTTTTGGAACAGTGGTTGACGCGAATCAGAGCCACGACGTAGCCATCATCCAGATAGACAAGTGCGTGGATGTGAAAGCTGAAGTAAAGGACATAGGGCCGATCACAGGAGCGCTCACTACGGGCGAGATCAATGGACTGCTGGGCCAGACCCTGCAAATGCGCGGCTTTCGCACCGCGGAGGTTCGGCAGGGAGTCGTCGTGAATGTGGGCCGCGATGGCATCTCAAGCTGCCGCGAAACCAGTAACGGCCCTGCAATAACGGTTAACTATTTTCACAGAATTATCGTCGAGGCGAGCGGCGCGGCCAATACGCCGATAGCCGATCATGGCGACTCCGGCTCCCCCGTACTTGCCGCCGGTGGGAAGATTGCTGGCATATTAACCGGATTTGAAGGTTCTTCCAGACAGTTTGCCGTGGTGTGCCGGATTGACGATGCCTTTAACGACTTTCAAGCGAACTGGGACCTTGAGATTGTTACTTCCTCCGCTACAGTTGCGCCAGCCCCGGCCCCTGCGCCAGCCCCCCATGCCTTCAGCGCAGTGGACCAACCCCATGTCCCAATCGAAACGCTGGAGCCTACCGAGCAAGACATACAGCTTCTTATCGGCGCACGGGACCAGGTACTGGCGACGTCCATGGGACAGCGCCTGAGCCAGGTGATTTCCCGACATGTTGTCGAGGTGCGGGCACTCATCGACTCCAGAAAACGTGTTGCCGCTGTCTGGCAGCGAGTTGCGGGGGCCGACCTGCTTAAGGCCGTGCTCAGCGGCCTGCGTTGCCCGGAAAAACCCTTTGCGGAATTTGTATCCGGAATGTCGCTGCCGGAACGTATTGCCGCCATGAGTCGTGTGCTGACGCGCTATGGAAGCCAGGGGCTGGTCGCCGATTTGAAGGTGATCTCTGCCCTGGCGGCAGAAGTGACCTCTAAATCCTATGGTGAAGTTGTTGAATGCTTGAAGGATGCAGCACTCTTAGAAGTTTTTGAGGCTGACGCGTAG
- a CDS encoding photosynthetic reaction center cytochrome c subunit produces the protein MSSISTNKFSLRAILLGVIFPAVAMIAFIGVQKFYGKPPKVKTSEQVYKNIRVLKGIPAEELYAKMVSFNIALGVGCGYCHVSTTFYKDNKKSKEETRRMILLQMAINRDHFNGQERVTCYSCHRGSVEVPIDD, from the coding sequence ATGAGCAGTATTTCGACAAACAAGTTTTCTTTAAGGGCCATCTTGCTTGGCGTGATTTTTCCCGCCGTCGCGATGATTGCTTTTATTGGCGTGCAGAAGTTTTATGGTAAGCCGCCGAAAGTGAAGACCAGCGAGCAAGTCTACAAAAACATCCGGGTGCTCAAAGGCATACCAGCCGAGGAACTGTATGCCAAGATGGTATCTTTCAATATTGCGCTTGGCGTCGGCTGCGGTTACTGCCACGTCTCAACCACTTTCTACAAAGATAACAAGAAATCAAAAGAGGAGACCCGCCGGATGATCCTCCTGCAAATGGCGATTAACCGCGACCACTTCAATGGACAAGAGCGGGTCACCTGTTACTCGTGCCATCGCGGTTCGGTGGAAGTGCCGATTGATGATTAG